One window of the Halarcobacter mediterraneus genome contains the following:
- a CDS encoding Crp/Fnr family transcriptional regulator, which yields MQKVKDILKNISLFSHFEEDKLEVLTEISTISNYKKDSILYYETESTDKLLFLIEGQIKVYKIDKYDNEIFLYYIYSNSMISELSNLNESEIRCFSNAEFVKDSSILSIDFTKFKELFLYKDALCLKFIQELIYKNHQLQCIVNRELVFDATSKVAFMLINDLEMFNELKRAEVSLLLHIQPETLSRVLKKLARNSSILIEKGKIRILNYEELKSIYLGI from the coding sequence ATGCAAAAAGTAAAAGATATTTTAAAAAATATAAGTTTGTTTTCCCATTTTGAAGAAGATAAACTTGAAGTACTAACTGAAATTTCTACAATTTCAAACTATAAAAAGGATTCTATTCTTTATTATGAAACAGAATCCACTGATAAGTTATTATTTCTAATAGAAGGGCAAATAAAAGTATATAAAATAGATAAATATGATAATGAGATTTTTCTTTATTATATTTATTCTAATAGTATGATTTCAGAATTATCAAACCTAAATGAAAGTGAGATTCGCTGTTTCTCAAATGCTGAGTTTGTAAAAGATAGTTCTATTTTATCAATAGATTTCACAAAATTTAAGGAGTTGTTTTTATATAAAGATGCTTTATGTTTAAAATTTATTCAAGAGTTAATATATAAAAACCATCAACTTCAATGTATTGTAAATAGAGAACTAGTATTTGATGCAACATCAAAGGTAGCTTTTATGCTAATAAATGATTTAGAAATGTTTAATGAACTAAAAAGAGCAGAGGTATCTTTGTTATTGCATATTCAACCAGAAACTTTGTCCAGAGTTCTAAAAAAGCTTGCTAGAAACAGTTCAATTCTTATCGAAAAAGGTAAAATAAGAATTTTAAATTATGAAGAATTAAAAAGTATTTACTTAGGAATATAA
- the moaA gene encoding GTP 3',8-cyclase MoaA: MLIDKYDRVIDYIRVSVTQRCNFRCQYCMPEKPFEWTPKEELLSYEEIFKFLKVAIDEGIKKIRITGGEPLVRDDLYKLIEKISSYKDDIDIALTTNGYLLSSQIKKLKEAGLKRVNISIDSLNEDTFSYLTKKRLLSKVKDGIEAALEQNIEVKLNTVVIKGINDDEILDLYEYSKKRGIQIRFIEYMQNKWANEKLKTLSGKNILEQIAKKYPIEELEMKKSSAAKLYKDNTGFIFGIIEPYDDSFCSTCNRIRLSAQGDLIPCLYYEDSINIKESLDSDEKLLNTLNEVIENRPEKNLWNHNSTDMENISSREFYYTGG; this comes from the coding sequence ATGCTAATTGATAAATATGATAGAGTAATTGACTATATACGAGTTTCTGTAACGCAAAGATGTAATTTTAGATGTCAGTACTGTATGCCTGAAAAACCTTTTGAGTGGACACCTAAAGAAGAACTTTTATCTTATGAAGAGATATTTAAGTTTTTAAAAGTTGCAATTGATGAAGGAATAAAAAAAATAAGAATTACAGGAGGTGAACCCCTTGTACGAGATGATTTATATAAACTTATTGAAAAAATATCTTCATATAAAGATGATATTGATATAGCTTTAACTACAAATGGATATTTATTAAGCTCTCAAATTAAAAAGTTAAAAGAAGCAGGATTAAAAAGAGTAAACATTTCTATTGATTCCTTAAATGAAGATACTTTTTCTTATTTGACTAAAAAAAGACTTTTATCTAAAGTAAAAGATGGAATAGAAGCAGCTTTGGAGCAAAATATTGAAGTGAAATTAAATACAGTTGTAATCAAAGGTATTAATGATGATGAAATTTTAGACCTTTATGAATATTCTAAAAAAAGAGGAATTCAAATAAGGTTTATAGAATATATGCAAAATAAATGGGCAAATGAAAAGCTAAAAACTTTAAGTGGGAAAAATATATTGGAACAAATTGCAAAAAAATATCCAATAGAAGAACTTGAAATGAAAAAAAGTTCAGCTGCAAAATTATATAAAGATAATACAGGTTTCATTTTTGGAATAATTGAACCTTATGATGACTCTTTTTGCTCAACTTGTAATAGAATAAGATTATCTGCACAAGGAGATTTAATTCCTTGTTTATATTATGAAGACTCAATAAACATAAAAGAATCACTTGATAGTGATGAAAAGCTTTTAAATACTTTAAATGAAGTTATTGAAAATAGACCTGAGAAAAATCTATGGAATCATAATTCTACTGATATGGAAAATATCTCGTCAAGAGAGTTCTATTATACTGGAGGATAA
- the napA gene encoding nitrate reductase catalytic subunit NapA, which yields MSLSRRDFLKSSAAASAAAAVGMSVPSQLQANADNAQKGWRWDKAACRFCGTGCGIMMATKNGRIVAVKGDPAAPVNRGLNCIKGYFNAKIMYGADRLKQPLLRVNSKGEFDKNGKFAPVSWERAFDEMEVHIKKALKESGPEGVGVFASGQYTVMEGYAAQKMMKAGFRSNALDPNARHCMASAVVGFYQTFGIDEPSGCYDDIELTDTVVSWGSNMAEMHPILWSRVTDRKLSDPENVKIINMSTYRHRTSDLADIEIIFTPNTDLALWNYIAREIVYNHPESIDWDFVKKHIVFAASPVNMGYGLRRSDEKSVKEGKYSDKEMEIVSKEMRKEVSKKEAPALAPYGYKEGDIMENNPAGLKHWEISFEEYKKFLEPYTLDYVAEISKGNPDEDINEFKKKLQTLANLYIEKNRKVVSFWTMGMNQHTRGTWVNTLAYNVHFLLNKQAKPGSGAFSLTGQPSACGTAREVGTFAHRLPADMMVANPKHRSITEKVWNVPQGTINPKGHQHIMKIHRDLEDGTMKFAWVNVCNPYQDTASATHWIKAARQMDNFIVTSDGYPGISAKVSDLILPSAMIYEKWGAYGNAERRTQHWRQQVLPVGESMSDTWQWVELSKRFTVKDLWGEQALLSTGGKKKLPNVIEEAKKMGYSEDTTMYEILFANEKAKSYELDKNDPIQKGYDNSEGFGDERNVVGSDGKVFKGYGFFIQKYLFEEYASFGRGHAHDLADFDTYHKVRGLKWPVVDGKETQWRFNTKYDPYAKKYGKETGHTEFAFYGTLAKALAQGDLTGIKDKTKKSLKNKAKIFARPYMDPPEMPDSEYPVWLSTGRVLEHWHSGTMTMRVPELYRAVPEALCYMHPDDAKKYGVKQGGLCWVESRRGKVKARVETRGRNRPSKGLVFVPWFDEKVFINKVCLDATCPMSKQTDFKKCAVKIYQA from the coding sequence ATGTCACTTTCAAGAAGAGATTTCCTTAAAAGTTCTGCCGCAGCCTCAGCTGCAGCTGCTGTTGGAATGAGTGTTCCCTCACAACTTCAAGCAAATGCAGACAATGCACAAAAAGGTTGGAGATGGGACAAGGCTGCCTGTAGATTCTGTGGTACAGGTTGTGGAATTATGATGGCAACAAAAAATGGAAGAATTGTTGCTGTAAAAGGTGACCCTGCTGCACCTGTAAATAGAGGGCTTAATTGTATTAAAGGTTATTTTAATGCAAAAATAATGTACGGAGCAGATAGATTAAAACAACCTTTACTAAGAGTAAACTCAAAAGGTGAATTTGATAAAAATGGTAAATTTGCCCCTGTTTCTTGGGAAAGAGCTTTTGATGAAATGGAAGTCCATATTAAAAAAGCATTAAAAGAGTCTGGTCCAGAAGGTGTTGGAGTATTTGCTTCAGGGCAATATACTGTAATGGAAGGTTATGCAGCTCAAAAAATGATGAAAGCAGGGTTTAGATCAAATGCTCTTGATCCAAATGCAAGACACTGTATGGCTTCAGCAGTTGTTGGATTCTATCAAACTTTTGGAATTGATGAACCAAGTGGTTGTTACGACGATATTGAACTTACAGATACAGTTGTTTCTTGGGGTTCAAATATGGCAGAAATGCACCCAATTCTTTGGTCAAGAGTTACTGATAGAAAACTTTCAGACCCAGAAAATGTAAAAATTATAAATATGTCAACATATAGACATAGAACTTCTGATTTGGCAGATATTGAAATTATCTTTACTCCAAATACTGATTTAGCACTTTGGAATTATATTGCAAGAGAGATTGTTTATAATCATCCTGAATCAATTGATTGGGATTTTGTTAAAAAACATATAGTTTTTGCAGCAAGTCCAGTTAATATGGGATATGGACTAAGAAGATCAGATGAAAAATCTGTAAAAGAAGGGAAATATTCTGATAAAGAGATGGAAATCGTTTCTAAAGAAATGAGAAAAGAAGTTTCTAAAAAAGAAGCACCTGCATTAGCTCCATATGGATATAAAGAGGGTGATATTATGGAAAATAACCCTGCTGGTTTAAAACACTGGGAAATCTCTTTTGAAGAGTATAAAAAATTTCTTGAACCATATACTTTAGATTATGTTGCGGAAATTTCAAAAGGTAATCCTGATGAAGATATAAATGAGTTTAAGAAAAAACTTCAAACTTTAGCAAATCTTTATATTGAAAAAAATAGAAAAGTAGTTTCATTTTGGACTATGGGTATGAATCAACACACAAGAGGAACTTGGGTAAATACTTTAGCTTATAATGTGCACTTTCTATTAAATAAACAAGCAAAACCAGGTTCTGGTGCATTTAGTTTAACAGGTCAACCAAGTGCTTGTGGTACAGCAAGAGAAGTAGGGACTTTTGCCCATAGATTACCAGCTGATATGATGGTTGCAAATCCAAAACATAGAAGTATTACTGAAAAAGTTTGGAATGTACCTCAAGGAACAATTAATCCTAAAGGTCATCAACATATTATGAAAATTCATAGAGATTTAGAAGATGGAACTATGAAATTTGCTTGGGTTAATGTTTGTAATCCTTATCAAGACACTGCAAGTGCAACACACTGGATTAAAGCAGCAAGACAAATGGATAACTTTATTGTAACTTCAGATGGTTACCCAGGAATTTCTGCAAAAGTTTCAGACCTTATTTTACCAAGTGCTATGATTTATGAAAAATGGGGTGCTTATGGTAATGCTGAAAGAAGAACACAACATTGGAGACAACAAGTTTTACCTGTAGGGGAATCAATGTCTGATACTTGGCAATGGGTTGAGTTATCAAAAAGATTTACTGTAAAAGACTTATGGGGAGAACAAGCACTTTTAAGTACAGGTGGTAAGAAAAAACTTCCAAATGTAATTGAAGAAGCTAAAAAAATGGGCTATTCTGAAGATACAACGATGTATGAGATTTTATTTGCAAATGAAAAAGCAAAATCTTATGAACTTGATAAAAATGACCCAATTCAAAAAGGTTATGATAACTCTGAAGGTTTTGGAGATGAAAGAAATGTTGTAGGAAGTGATGGAAAAGTATTTAAAGGATATGGTTTCTTTATTCAAAAATATTTATTTGAAGAGTATGCTTCTTTTGGTAGAGGACATGCACATGATTTAGCTGACTTTGATACTTATCATAAAGTTAGAGGATTAAAATGGCCAGTTGTAGATGGTAAAGAGACTCAATGGAGATTTAATACAAAATATGACCCTTATGCAAAAAAATATGGAAAAGAAACTGGACATACAGAGTTTGCTTTTTATGGAACTTTAGCAAAAGCTTTAGCTCAAGGAGACTTAACAGGTATAAAAGATAAAACTAAAAAGTCTTTAAAAAATAAAGCAAAAATCTTTGCAAGACCATATATGGACCCTCCAGAAATGCCAGATTCAGAATATCCAGTTTGGTTAAGTACAGGAAGAGTTTTAGAACATTGGCACAGTGGAACAATGACTATGAGAGTTCCTGAATTATATAGAGCAGTTCCTGAGGCCTTATGTTATATGCATCCAGATGATGCAAAAAAATATGGTGTAAAACAAGGTGGACTTTGTTGGGTTGAAAGTAGAAGAGGAAAAGTAAAAGCAAGAGTTGAAACTAGAGGAAGAAATAGACCTTCTAAAGGATTAGTTTTTGTACCATGGTTTGATGAAAAAGTATTTATAAATAAAGTTTGTTTAGATGCAACTTGTCCAATGTCAAAACAAACTGATTTCAAAAAATGTGCAGTTAAAATTTATCAAGCGTAA
- the napG gene encoding ferredoxin-type protein NapG, translating into MVSSRRKFILGSARTIGLVALGGLVWSAYVDEVTASKLLLRPPGALQEEDFLKTCIKCGLCVEACPFDTLKLAKPGDNKPLGTPFFEPRDIPCYMCPDIPCVPVCPTQALSEKAVSTNNELDINRAQMGVAVVDAKNCIAFWGIQCDACYRACPLLDEAIYLEYSKNERTGKHAFLKPIVDSDICTGCGLCEHACVTKKPAIIVLPRQVALGEVGDHYIKGWDKADDSRLKNAHNKVNKTEISKEKAIDSLNDMEGLLDE; encoded by the coding sequence ATGGTAAGCAGTAGAAGAAAATTTATCTTAGGTAGTGCAAGAACTATTGGTTTAGTTGCATTAGGTGGTTTAGTATGGAGTGCATATGTAGATGAAGTAACTGCTTCAAAACTATTATTAAGACCACCTGGAGCATTACAAGAAGAAGATTTTTTAAAAACCTGTATTAAATGTGGTTTATGTGTTGAGGCCTGTCCTTTTGATACATTAAAATTGGCAAAACCAGGAGATAATAAACCTTTAGGAACGCCTTTTTTTGAACCACGTGATATTCCATGTTATATGTGCCCAGATATCCCATGTGTACCTGTGTGTCCTACACAAGCTTTAAGTGAAAAAGCGGTTAGTACAAATAATGAACTTGATATTAATCGTGCCCAAATGGGTGTTGCTGTAGTAGATGCAAAAAATTGTATTGCTTTTTGGGGAATTCAATGTGATGCCTGTTATAGAGCCTGTCCCTTATTAGATGAAGCAATTTATTTGGAATATTCTAAAAATGAAAGAACAGGGAAACATGCTTTTTTAAAACCTATTGTTGATAGTGATATTTGTACAGGGTGTGGACTATGTGAACATGCTTGTGTAACAAAAAAACCTGCAATTATAGTTCTTCCCAGACAAGTTGCTTTAGGGGAAGTAGGTGACCACTATATAAAAGGTTGGGATAAAGCAGATGATAGTCGTCTTAAAAATGCCCATAATAAAGTTAATAAAACTGAAATTAGTAAAGAAAAAGCTATTGATTCTTTAAATGATATGGAAGGATTATTAGATGAATAA
- the napH gene encoding quinol dehydrogenase ferredoxin subunit NapH, which produces MNNIWKKYRFLLFRRVVQISILFLYIAGNIWAWNFLKGNLSSSLVLDKIPLADPFAVLQMFSAGALLTSNIVIGAVIITLFYALVGGRIFCSWVCPVNMVTDLANFIRRKLKFNQIEKKQPASRRLRYYILVLALILSYVLGITAFEFISPISIIHRGIIFGMGLAWAAILVLFLFDLFILKNGWCGHLCPLGGFYSIIGSFSLIRVKHDEQKCTVCMKCKEVCPESQVLWMVGKKSTQVLSGECTNCGRCIEVCDDDALNFSIRTKLGEENETNK; this is translated from the coding sequence ATGAATAATATTTGGAAAAAATATAGATTCCTTCTTTTTAGAAGAGTTGTTCAAATCTCAATATTGTTTTTATATATTGCAGGAAATATTTGGGCATGGAACTTTTTAAAAGGTAATTTAAGTTCTTCTTTGGTTTTAGACAAAATTCCTTTAGCTGACCCTTTTGCTGTTTTGCAAATGTTCTCAGCAGGGGCTTTACTAACAAGTAATATTGTAATAGGTGCTGTAATTATTACACTATTTTATGCTTTAGTAGGAGGGCGTATTTTTTGTTCTTGGGTTTGTCCCGTAAATATGGTAACTGATTTAGCAAACTTTATTAGAAGAAAATTAAAGTTTAATCAGATTGAGAAAAAGCAACCAGCAAGTAGAAGATTACGTTATTATATCTTGGTTTTGGCTTTGATTTTATCGTATGTTTTAGGGATTACAGCCTTTGAATTTATCTCTCCTATTTCTATAATTCATAGGGGTATAATTTTTGGCATGGGTTTAGCTTGGGCAGCAATATTAGTCTTATTTTTATTTGATTTATTTATTTTAAAAAATGGTTGGTGTGGTCACTTGTGTCCACTGGGAGGTTTTTACTCTATTATAGGAAGCTTTAGTCTTATTCGAGTAAAACATGATGAGCAAAAATGTACAGTTTGTATGAAGTGTAAAGAAGTTTGTCCTGAGTCTCAAGTACTTTGGATGGTTGGAAAAAAGAGTACACAAGTATTAAGTGGAGAATGTACAAACTGTGGTCGATGTATAGAAGTATGTGACGATGATGCTTTAAATTTTTCTATTAGAACTAAATTAGGAGAAGAAAATGAAACTAATAAATAA
- a CDS encoding nitrate reductase cytochrome c-type subunit: MKLINKAVLGLAVVSSFIFIGCNNVEVAEKQVAKPMYDDSTIGLRKEDLLKENEVVPAETKYSNNFAGSGKKFERAFQDAPPMIPHDTTGMLPITVSNNQCVQCHAPEVASSMGALPYPESHMIDFRPKHNFDGKQFKKSIDNMKNEISVKKVSTLAGSRFNCSQCHAPQSEGQLVDNTFQPEFTTKDGAKKSHWSGSSLTEGLDTLME, encoded by the coding sequence ATGAAACTAATAAATAAAGCTGTTTTAGGATTAGCAGTGGTAAGTTCTTTTATTTTTATTGGCTGTAATAATGTAGAAGTAGCGGAAAAACAAGTTGCAAAACCAATGTATGATGATAGTACAATTGGTTTAAGAAAAGAAGATTTATTAAAAGAGAATGAAGTAGTCCCTGCGGAGACAAAATACAGTAATAACTTTGCAGGAAGTGGGAAAAAATTCGAAAGAGCTTTTCAAGATGCTCCTCCAATGATTCCCCATGATACAACAGGGATGTTACCAATTACTGTAAGTAATAATCAATGTGTTCAGTGTCATGCTCCAGAAGTTGCAAGTTCAATGGGTGCTTTACCTTATCCTGAATCTCATATGATAGATTTTAGACCAAAACATAATTTTGATGGTAAACAATTTAAAAAATCTATTGATAATATGAAAAATGAGATTTCAGTAAAAAAAGTTAGTACTTTAGCTGGTTCGAGATTTAACTGTTCTCAATGTCATGCTCCTCAAAGTGAAGGACAATTAGTTGATAATACTTTTCAACCAGAATTCACAACAAAAGATGGAGCAAAAAAATCTCACTGGAGTGGTTCTAGCCTTACAGAAGGTTTAGATACTTTAATGGAGTAG
- a CDS encoding ferredoxin-type protein NapF: MKRRELFSSLFSSQEKEETVIIRPPYYKDKSSFDKACYECEGMCSKVCEENIITMLEDKTPSINFDKNGCTYCDECAKACEFGVLELEYKKKIDLAFEIDMLKCLSWNNTMCFSCKDPCLDEAIDFLAMFRPSINDSCTSCGFCINVCPTDAISYKKV; the protein is encoded by the coding sequence ATGAAAAGAAGGGAACTTTTTAGTTCTCTTTTTTCTTCACAAGAGAAAGAAGAGACAGTTATTATAAGACCACCATATTATAAAGATAAAAGCTCTTTTGACAAAGCTTGCTATGAATGTGAAGGTATGTGTAGCAAGGTTTGTGAGGAGAATATAATAACTATGTTAGAAGATAAAACACCTTCTATAAACTTTGATAAAAATGGTTGTACTTATTGTGATGAATGTGCAAAGGCTTGTGAGTTTGGAGTTTTAGAACTTGAATATAAAAAGAAGATTGATTTAGCATTTGAAATTGATATGTTAAAATGTTTAAGTTGGAATAATACAATGTGTTTTTCATGTAAAGACCCTTGTTTGGATGAAGCAATTGATTTTTTGGCTATGTTTAGACCGTCAATAAATGATTCATGTACTTCATGTGGTTTTTGTATAAATGTTTGTCCAACTGACGCAATATCTTATAAAAAGGTTTAA
- a CDS encoding WD40 repeat domain-containing protein has translation MKYILLIILLITNTFAIKELTANYSLEASADVQDIYYEKNSLYVATSMGKVDIFNIEKKEKTNIIEIPKIKDFIGDEIPAKIYSIDKTTNKLLIVSQGSKGYRNLWIYSGNKLNKEIDISKKLYIRKAKFLDENRVILALLSNEFVLYDLQKHTIEKVKQITHSAFSDFTLSEDKQRIISTDESGIVRFLDSKTFEEQKQLKAVNLDKVFQVAYKKGTVLTAGQDRKSALYKENKIEEFNFDFLVYSCALNPNALLGAIAYDESNDVLILDIKNNKKLYSLVGNKAVITRIVFINDKELFVSSESNKINFWRLP, from the coding sequence ATGAAATATATTCTTTTAATTATTTTACTAATTACAAACACTTTTGCAATAAAAGAGTTAACTGCAAATTATTCTTTAGAAGCAAGTGCAGATGTTCAAGACATATATTATGAAAAAAACTCTTTATATGTAGCAACAAGTATGGGAAAAGTTGATATATTCAATATAGAAAAAAAAGAAAAGACAAATATTATTGAAATACCTAAAATAAAAGATTTTATAGGAGATGAAATACCTGCAAAAATATATAGTATTGATAAAACTACTAATAAATTACTTATAGTTTCACAAGGATCTAAAGGTTATAGAAACTTATGGATTTATTCGGGAAATAAACTAAATAAAGAAATAGATATTTCAAAAAAATTATATATAAGAAAAGCAAAATTTCTTGATGAAAATAGAGTGATATTAGCCCTTTTAAGTAATGAGTTTGTTTTATATGATTTACAAAAACATACTATAGAGAAAGTGAAACAAATAACTCATTCAGCTTTTTCAGATTTTACTTTAAGTGAAGATAAACAAAGAATAATAAGTACAGATGAAAGTGGTATTGTAAGATTCTTAGATTCTAAAACTTTTGAAGAACAAAAACAATTAAAAGCAGTAAATTTAGATAAAGTTTTTCAAGTAGCTTATAAAAAAGGAACAGTCCTTACAGCAGGACAAGATAGAAAGAGTGCATTATATAAAGAAAATAAAATTGAAGAATTTAATTTTGATTTTTTAGTATATAGTTGTGCCTTAAATCCTAATGCTTTATTAGGAGCAATTGCTTATGATGAAAGTAATGATGTTTTGATTCTTGATATAAAAAACAATAAAAAATTGTATAGTTTAGTAGGAAATAAAGCTGTTATTACAAGAATAGTCTTTATAAATGATAAAGAATTATTTGTTTCAAGTGAAAGTAATAAAATTAATTTTTGGAGGTTACCATGA
- a CDS encoding chaperone NapD, translating to MNISSIVVQTKPEYLEEVLKDIKECEVCDYHLHDDKGRIIITIEGESVKEELEKLHVIEAIPHVIAADMQMAYSEDELDKHIEVLDNSDAVPKVLNDENIDPSKIVYNGDLKKKDLEGFAKQFDEVK from the coding sequence ATGAATATTTCAAGTATAGTTGTTCAAACAAAACCAGAGTATTTAGAAGAGGTTTTAAAGGATATAAAAGAGTGTGAAGTTTGTGATTATCATTTACATGATGATAAGGGTAGAATTATTATAACAATAGAAGGGGAAAGTGTAAAAGAAGAGTTAGAAAAACTTCATGTAATAGAAGCAATTCCTCATGTAATAGCTGCTGATATGCAAATGGCTTATAGTGAAGATGAGCTTGATAAACATATTGAGGTTTTAGATAATAGTGATGCTGTACCAAAAGTATTAAATGATGAAAATATTGATCCTTCTAAAATTGTTTACAATGGGGACTTAAAGAAAAAAGATTTAGAAGGGTTTGCAAAACAATTTGATGAGGTAAAATAA
- a CDS encoding PAS domain-containing protein yields the protein MEYNESEFLIETLVPKDELIISRTDLKGNITYANDTFAKISGYKIDELLGESHRILRHPDMPKRVFKNLWETIGLKEQWQGVIKNLRKDRGFYWVHATISGVYKNGQLIEFKSIRTPISFEEKLKYQKLYDEYRNIDKDNIRIIKYIN from the coding sequence ATGGAATATAATGAAAGTGAATTCTTAATTGAAACCCTTGTTCCAAAAGATGAATTAATTATTTCAAGAACAGATTTAAAAGGTAATATAACTTATGCAAATGATACTTTTGCAAAAATCTCAGGATATAAAATAGATGAGCTACTTGGAGAGTCTCATCGTATTTTAAGACATCCTGATATGCCTAAAAGAGTATTTAAAAATCTTTGGGAAACTATAGGTTTAAAAGAACAGTGGCAAGGTGTGATAAAAAACCTTAGAAAAGACAGAGGTTTTTATTGGGTTCATGCAACAATTAGTGGTGTATATAAAAATGGACAATTAATAGAATTTAAATCAATTAGAACTCCTATTTCCTTTGAAGAAAAACTAAAATATCAAAAACTTTATGATGAATATAGAAACATAGATAAGGATAATATTAGAATAATAAAATATATTAATTGA